A stretch of Oncorhynchus mykiss isolate Arlee chromosome 12, USDA_OmykA_1.1, whole genome shotgun sequence DNA encodes these proteins:
- the LOC110538074 gene encoding antigen WC1.1 — protein sequence MALAHQMVKSSLAAGEEIRLVNGTSRCSGTVEILYEGQWGRVCGQKWDVDDANVVCGQLGCGRAVSAQGSVHLGQGSGGRPTWLDDVGCKGSESSLTECSHGGLKHHDCLQSQDAKVVCSVKHNIRLVNGSDLCSGRVEVYQIGQWRTVCNDIWDLNDSAVACRQLGCGRAVSAPERAYFGQGSGPIWQDDVGCSGSECSITQCPHTGGTHNCRHGNDAGVICSGVVLQTPSLSTNQSYSSFLQGEEVQLTCTLPSRILCNAVEFIFYLNGDSIMTVTVGSSQPRATLTKFKMDASHQGSYRCLYRTLSNSQDISSPYSNITKVVLLQPNISLSPPNGGVFWESQGPEVVRGHSFSITCSIQPQYPGGLFYLDFSGSNRTETKPAVNHSASFHFPVAEYKDQGKYSCSYVVNVSTWSFRSDNSELAVTIRAFMVPIIVSGGTGGVGLLILLLLVMCLVSWRTRMNRKPSIETGQGECIDNRHNRGEDNEKEEDYVNVENVCYQRGLEGAKKNEKEKGHSYGKSEDAYDNEDGNTQRNGVCGGSHEKINSEDDENDYVNVSA from the exons ATGGCATTAG CTCATCAAATGGTCAAATCTTCATTGGCTG CTGGTGAAGAGATCAGGCTGGTCAATGGCACTAGTCGCTGCTCTGGGACAGTGGAGATTCTTTACGAGGGCCAGTGGGGAAGAGTGTGTGGTCAGAAGTGGGACGTCGACGATGCCAATGTGGTGTGTGGCCAGCTGGGCTGTGGGAGGGCTGTGAGTGCCCAAGGTAGCGTCCACTTAGGTCAGGGTAGTGGTGGCAGGCCGACTTGGCTGGATGATGTTGGGTGTAAAGGCAGTGAGAGCTCCCTCACAGAATGCTCACATGGAGGATTGAAACACCATGACTGTTTACAGTCTCAAGATGCCAAAGTTGTCTGCTCAG TTAAACATAATATCAGACTGGTCAATGGGAGCGACCTCTGCTCTGGGAGGGTGGAGGTCTATCAAATTGGTCAATGGCGAACCGTGTGTAATGACATATGGGATTTGAATGACTCTGCTGTGGCATGCAGACAGCTTGGCTGTGGGAGAGCTGTTAGTGCCCCAGAGAGGGCTTACTTTGGTCAGGGCAGTGGGCCCATCTGGCAGGATGATGTTGGCTGCTCTGGCAGTGAGTGCTCCATCACACAGTGCCCACACACAGGAGGAACACATAACTGTCGTCATGGTAACGACGCAGGTGTTATTTGTTCAG GTGTTGTCTTGCAGACGCCTTCACTCTCCACAAATCAATCATATTCTTCCTTCTTGCAAGGAGAGGAGGTCCAACTCACCTGCACTCTTCCATCCCGTATCCTCTGTAATGCTGTGGAGTTCATCTTCTATCTGAATGGAGACTCCATCATGACTGTGACCGTTGGATCCTCACAGCCCAGGGCTACTTTAACAAAGTTTAAGATGGATGCTTCACACCAGGGCAGTTACCGCTGTCTCTACAGAACCCTCTCCAACAGCCAAGACATCAGCTCCCCTTACAGCAACATTACTAAAG TGGTCCTGCTACAGCCCaacatctctctcagtcctccaaaTGGAGGGGTGTTTTGGGAATCTCAGGGCCCAGAGGTGGTCAGGGGCCACAGCTTCTCCATCACCTGCTCCATTCAGCCACAGTATCCTGGAGGCCTCTTCTATCTGGACTTCTCTGGGTCCAACAGGACTGAAACTAAGCCAGCAGTGAACCACTCTGCCTCCTTCCACTTCCCTGTTGCAGAGTATAAAGACCAGGGGAAATACAGCTGCAGCTATGTAGTCAATGTCTCCACCTGGTCATTCAGGTCGGATAATAGTGAACTAGCTGTCACCATTAGAG CGTTCATGGTCCCCATCATTGTCTCTGGAGGGACTGGTGGGGTAGGACTGCTAATTCTGCTTCTTCTAGTCATGTGTCTAGTCAGCTGGAGGACGAGGATGAACAGAAAGCCATCTATAGAGACTGGCCAGGGAGAAT gtattgacaacagacacAACAGAGGGGAGGACAACGAAAAGGAAGAGGACTATGTTAATGTTGAAAACGTCTGTTACCAGAGAGGTCTGGAGGGTGCAAAGAAAAATGAGAAGGAAAAAGGGCACAGCTATGGGAAATCAGAGGACGCCTATGACAACGAGGACGGAAACACTCAAAGAAATGGTGTTTGTGGGGGGTCTCATGAGAAAATTAACAGTGAAGATGATGAAAATGATTATGTTAATGTCTCTGCTTAG